A window of Cervus elaphus chromosome 23, mCerEla1.1, whole genome shotgun sequence genomic DNA:
TCTCTGCTGCCCAGACCAAAGCACCCACGAAGTCTCACAGCTTCTCTGTTTCATTCAGCAGGATGAAAaataggaatttcttttttttttttttttttttttaaatttttttattagttggaggctaattacttcacaacatttcagtgggttttgtcatacattgatatgaatcagccatagatttacacttattccccatcccgatcccccctcccacctccctcttcacccgactcctctgggtcttcccagtgcaccaggcccgagcacttgtctcatgcatccaggaATTTCTTATTTCAAGAGTATGGACGAAAACTCCACTAAACTCAAGGCTGAGTCACCAGATGCTCCTGAAAGGAAGCCCAGGTGTTTTAGGGGATGTCCCTAAATTTTGGGGTGCTTTCAAGGCTTCACAGCCCAATCTAGAGGTGTTTCTGTTAGACAGTAGGATCTTGGAGGGTCTCCCCCGGGCTGGTCATaccctgtgtttatttttttttttatatatttatttttatttatttaacttatttagttgcacagggtcttagttgcggcacatgaaatcttttagctgtggcatgtgggatctagttccctgaccagggattgaacctgggccccctgcattgagagctcatagtcttagccactggaccagcagggaaatcccATATACCCTGTGTTTATTAACAACATAGTTGGTGATCTCTCAAGGGCAGGGGGTGGTATAGGCCAGTGGCCCTCAAAGGCAGGCATGCATCATAGTCACCCTCTGAGAGCTGGTTACCACACAGAGCACTGGGTCACAACTCCGGAGTTTCTGATCCGTAGGTCTAGAGCAGGGCCCAAGAACTTGCATTTCTCCAGAATTCCCAGGGGATGCTCACACTGTGGGTCCTGGGACTACACTCTGAGAACCTCCAGACTAGCCACTCATTTAGTCCCAGGGTGAGACTATCAGGGGTGCAGCGGCCACCTACTGCCActgaatgtgttttgttttggtttccccGTTTCTCAGAATACCAGGCTCAGTActaagttgggggggggggtgatggTGCAGGCTGCGTGCCCCATGGAGACCACCTCATTCAGTCCTCACAACTgggcttcgctggtagctcagtggtaaagaatccgcctgccaatgcaggagacacgggtttgatccctgatctgggaagatctcacatgccgtggaACAAATAAGCCAGGGCGCCACAacgattgagcctgtgctccagagcctgggagttgcaactactgagcccacgtgctgtagtactgaagcctgcacgcccaaGAGGCCATGATCCACCacagaagtcaccgcaatgagaagcctgcacactgcaaccagAGCGGGGAAATAATGGCTCCAGGGACCTGACAAGTAACATGACTAAAAAGAAGCGAGACAATCTGGGCATCGCTCTAGAGATTCATGGGCTAGAAAGAAGTTGTCACAATGACGGAGAGACCTGGAGGCTGTGAACTCCAGGCTCTGTGGGGTGGAGCTGAGCTCAGAGGCCAGGAGgtctctggagaaggagaaaagCAGCCTGATGAACAAAGCCTCCAACTATGAGAAGGAGCTGAAGTTGCTTCGGCAGGAGAACCACAAGAACGTGTTGCTGTCTGTGGCCACCTTCCTCCTCCTGACCCTCGTCTAAGCCTCCTGGGCCTGGTGAGCCTGAGACTTCTCCAGTCAGTGCGGCAATATTTAATAGAGTCCTGGAGTCATTATTTCCCTGCTCACCACGCgagcagagacaaaaataaaaatcaaacattaaTTATAAAAAGATCCTCACAATTACCCTGTGAGGTTGACACTGTCTCCATTTTACCAATGAACCAGAGAGGAGAGGTGAAGCAAACCTCCTCAAGGTCGCACACTGCTTCACCCAGGAGCGGGTGCATGGCAAAAGAGTCAAAATATTCTCACCGAGTGAATGCATCTGTGAACATAGATGGCTATTTGAACCCACGTCTGACGCCAAAGCTCAGACTCATTCCACCACATTAGCAGGAAGCGCTGAAGGAGGTTATGGAAGCTCTggggtgggaaagactgaagtctttctctccctctttcctccgcTGACAccaatccccccacccccccaccgctTCCTCTATTGGTTTCTTTTCTCTATGAAAGTAGTAATCTGACTAAATCTTCTCTGAGTCTCCTGTCAGGGTTCAGGGTCTGACCCAGGGGAGTAGAAATGAAAAGTAGTAGGGAGGAGCTGGCCCCAGAGAATCACCTGCCAGAGGAGTGAAGACAAGGCCCAGGTTATGGGCCCACATCAGCCCCAGGGCGTCACCCCGCCTCATCAGAGATGAGGCATCTAGAAATAATTCAAGTAGGTGGGGTGGAGGAAGTGTAGTTGTTTCAGttgagaaaacttaaaaaaaaaacaaaaacagatgttCTTTTTAGCAATCTAGGGGGTAGGGAAGGAGTTCTCTTTGAATTTGTCACTGCGCACCTTTCATGTATTATCTCTACAAACAGAGCACACTAattgggcttcctcggtggctcagtggtaaagaatctgcctgctgattcaggagacgtgggttcgatccctgggccaggaagatcccctggagaaggaaaaggcaacctattccagtattcttgcctgggaaatcccacgggcagaagagcctggtgggctacagtctgtggactggcagagtcagacatgactcggcGACTAAACATCACAAATTGATGCTTACATTGAAAAATTTAGATACTACAgataaccaaaagaaaaaattcaaaacttgttattccatggaccaaaaatcaccactgataatattttcctttatattcaCTTTATCAAATTACTAATTTATTTCTATGTAAACTTTACAAGAGTAGGTTCACcttgattttattgttttgtaacctgattttttttttagctgtataTTATGACCAAGGTCCTTTTACTGTCTTCTTCAATATCCATTTCAATGGCTGCATGCTCATCCATTACATACATACACCATAATGGATATACCTAATCTATTGCCTGATACTAGATTGTTTCCATTATTTGCTATATCAATTTTCTATattctatatttctatatatcaATTTTCATTATTTGCTATATCACATTATTCATTTTTGGGTTACCCATGGTTTGAAAGAGCCCCACTGgatcaagaaataaaatactcATGGAGATGTTTCAGTATGGGTTTGATTTTGTAATACCTCTTAACTTACATTAAGTTCAACTAAAACCTTTCTAGTTGTAATTCTATGGAATGTGAATTGTATCTTggtgaaaaacaaaaatcctttCTAGTTGGAGGGTAGAAGACTAAAATTCCACCTGTTGCCACGTGACCTCATGTGGTGTAACTCTAGGTGTGTCCTTTTTCTCCGACACTGGTATAACAATATGAAACTCTGAGTGTCCTGAGGTTCAAACAAGATGATGTATCTGAAGGAATGAATGCAGTTCTCTACTCATAATCACTAAAGCAAGAAATAACCcattctagattttaaaaactgggatgtaaaaaaaaaaaattaaaataaaaactgggaTGTAGCCTTAAGTCagggataaaaaggaaaaaaactactGACATGTCAATAATATAGAGGAATCTGAAATACATTgtgctaagtggaagaagctaGTCACACAAGGCTATGTACTGAGTTATTTCATTTAtacaacattctggaaaaggtaaactGTGGGGACAGTAGTTACCAGGGCTAGGAGTGACGGAAGCGGACTGACTGTAAAAACTCCTGAGGGGGGcttccacctgccagtgtaggggacatggATGTGATCCTtgctcagggaagatcccacatgcttcagggcaactaagcccatgcgccacaactactgagcccctgtgcctagagctggtgctccacaacaaggagaagcccaggcaccacaattAAACAGAGGCCcctcacagcagtgaagacccagcacagccaaagttaaaattaaaaaataaaccttaaaaaaaggCCCATGAAGGGACTTTCCGGGGTGGTGGAAGTATTTTACATGTTGATTGCAGTGGCGGTTACAGTTTTCAAAACTCATTGAGCTGTAAATTCACCTTAAAGAGggtgaattttactgtatgtaaactCCGCCTTAGTAACTTTGACTCCCCTCAAAAAAACAatgtttagggaattccctggcagtccagcggttaggagTCCACACTTTACTGctgagggcccgggttcaatccctggtctggtaactaagatcctacaagtcatgcagtgcggccaaaaaaaaaaaaaaggtgtagtgTTTCCCAAGTATAAAGTACCATCCATCAGGCACTATCTATATAGTACTTTTCATAGAATTCTGAAATACCTTTGTGAAACATGGCAAATGTAAAAAATACAATCTCGAAAAGACCAAACATGCTCAGCAAAATAAGTGTTACTGGGTTGCCTTTTGGAAAGCTCATTTCTACATTCTAGCAAATGCTCATGTGTTGGGCAGCTGGTCTCACTGGGGAACAGCTGACCATTTGGACTATTTGGGGATTCTCCTTgttatcacctttttttttttaaacatcactagaggaaaaagaaacaacgGTTTCAGTTCTTTCAGAACTGAAAGAACAGGGAACGCCCCCTTCCATCCCAACCAGGACAGCCTTTCCCGTCCAGGGAGAGAATACACGTCTCTCTGGTTGATCTTCTCTTGGCCTAACCACTGCCATTTTAAAGAACACCATGctccaaaagtaaataaaatataaacgaGAATAACCTGCAGCCAAAAACTACCCTAACGGATAGCAGATTTCTAATAAGAATAGGAACAAGaggggatcaatgcaaagatgaAGTGCTAACAGTGAAAAAGAATCTGCTCATAGCACTTCGGCGAAACCCCTGCCCTGCTGTCTGTGGCCTTGATCAATGCGCCTGACCCAATAGCTTATATTCGTGATGAAATTCCAATACAATCAAGGGATTGAAGTAGTTCCTGGAGTTCATGATGGAAACTGAACTACAAATGGAAGTGAGGATATAATCGCTTTCAGAGAAATAAGGTCGCTGAAAAGAAAGGGTCAGTTCTCTGTATGCACAGCTTATAGCCTGCTCCCACAGGGCCTGGTGGAACTCTGGCCCATAGGAGGCGCTCCAAGAATGTTTGTGGAGTCAGGGAACAAGGCATTGGAAGATGGCCCCCGGAAGAAGGGTGCTCAACCCAGCCTCTTCACGCTAAAGACTCATCTACGATCCATGTTAAAAATGATCAACAATCAAACGGGCTTCCCCTGATTTATTCTAAAGCCATGCAGGG
This region includes:
- the LOC122681929 gene encoding LOW QUALITY PROTEIN: coiled-coil domain-containing protein 167-like (The sequence of the model RefSeq protein was modified relative to this genomic sequence to represent the inferred CDS: inserted 1 base in 1 codon; substituted 1 base at 1 genomic stop codon) — protein: MTKKKRDNLGIALEIHGLEXKLSQXRRDLEAVNSRLCGVELSSEARRSLEKEKSSLMNKASNYEKELKLLRQENHKNVLLSVATFLLLTLV